From Cygnus olor isolate bCygOlo1 chromosome 7, bCygOlo1.pri.v2, whole genome shotgun sequence, a single genomic window includes:
- the LOC121072954 gene encoding RNA/RNP complex-1-interacting phosphatase-like isoform X2, whose protein sequence is MKALNVELGLIIDLTYTTRYYEVKDLPKSVQYKKLYTVGLEVPDNATILQFKKWVRKFLWENAENEKLIGVHCTNGINRTGYLICRYLIDVEGWDPEAAIQAFGDARGHRIDGLVYLTDLRTQPMRSNLGMDVWDSDEDIVPPPHAMEGPMERFPNEDFQGSGKRLRVYDEHSQNDLQGQIQLRDFDFINKGAGQRRRPFHDHQTQDDLRAPMQMRNWDYNRGPGQRRRPFPDHQFYDDYQEDTQLKDLDFSNKGAGQQLRPFHGHQFHDDLQAERHSRDFEFNRGRGQRQRSFPDHPSHNNLQEDMQSKELDFGSRGRGQRRRQFHDHQSHDEFQTPMQLKELDCVNKGPGQRPDLSMTISPMMTYSHRCNWEIVNLLIGLMDRG, encoded by the exons ATGAAAGCCCTAAATGTGGAGCTTGGATTAATTATTGATTTAACATATACCACGCGATACTATGAAGTTAAG GACTTACCTAAAAGTGTGCAGTACAAGAAACTTTACACTGTTGGACTTGAAGTCCCTGATAATGCTACTATCCTACAGTTCAAAAAGTGGGTCAGAAAATTCCTgtgggaaaatgcagaaaatg AGAAACTCATTGGTGTCCACTGTACTAATGGAATTAATAGAACCGGCTACCTTATATGTAG atatcTTATAGATGTTGAAGGCTGGGATCCAGAGGCAGCAATCCAAG cttttggTGATGCTAGAGGTCATCGAATAGATGGTCTTGTATATCTCACAGATCTCAGAACACAACCAATGAGAAG tAACCTTGGAATGGATGTATGGGATTCAGATGAGGATATTGTTCCTCCTCCACATGCCATGGAAGGACCTATGGAACGATTCCCAAATGAAGATTTTCAGGG GTCTGGGAAAAGATTAAGAGTTTATGATGAGCACTCTCAGAATGATTTGCAAGGACAGATACAGTTGAGAGATTTCGATTTCATTAATAAGGGAGCTGGACAAAGACGAAGACCATTTCATGACCATCAGACTCAAGATGATTTAAGAGCACCAATGCAGATGAGAAATTGGGACTACAACAGGGGACCAGGACAGCGGCGAAGGCCCTTTCCTGATCACCAGTTTTATGACGATTACCAAGAAGATACGCAGCTGAAAGACCTAGACTTCAGTAACAAGGGAGCTGGACAACAGTTGAGACCTTTTCATGGACACCAGTTCCATGATGATTTACAGGCAGAGAGACATTCAAGGGACTTTGAATTTAACAGAGGCCGTGGACAAAGGCAGAGATCTTTTCCTGACCATCCATCCCACAACAATTTGCAGGAGGATATGCAGTCAAAGGAGTTGgattttggtagcaggggccGTGGCCAGAGACGGAGGCAGTTCCATGACCACCAATCACATGATGAATTTCAGACTCCAATGCAGTTGAAAGAGTTAGATTGTGTCAACAAAGGTCCTGGCCAAAGACCAGACCTTTCCATGACTATCAGTCCCATGATGACTTACAGCCACAGGTGCAACTGGGAGATTGTGAATTTGTTAATCGGGCTCATGGACAGAGGTTGA
- the LOC121072954 gene encoding RNA/RNP complex-1-interacting phosphatase-like isoform X1 → MVKKNTIPDGWRSLTPVGQPIPGTRFIAFKVPLKGAINQRLTPTQKFTPKDLIAAMKALNVELGLIIDLTYTTRYYEVKDLPKSVQYKKLYTVGLEVPDNATILQFKKWVRKFLWENAENEKLIGVHCTNGINRTGYLICRYLIDVEGWDPEAAIQAFGDARGHRIDGLVYLTDLRTQPMRSNLGMDVWDSDEDIVPPPHAMEGPMERFPNEDFQGSGKRLRVYDEHSQNDLQGQIQLRDFDFINKGAGQRRRPFHDHQTQDDLRAPMQMRNWDYNRGPGQRRRPFPDHQFYDDYQEDTQLKDLDFSNKGAGQQLRPFHGHQFHDDLQAERHSRDFEFNRGRGQRQRSFPDHPSHNNLQEDMQSKELDFGSRGRGQRRRQFHDHQSHDEFQTPMQLKELDCVNKGPGQRPDLSMTISPMMTYSHRCNWEIVNLLIGLMDRG, encoded by the exons ATGGCGGAGCTTGACACCAGTTGGACAGCCTATACCAGGAACTagatttattgcatttaaaGTACCTTTAAAAGGG GCAATTAACCAGAGGCTTACCCCAACCCAGAAATTTACACCAAAAGACTTGATTGCTGCAATGAAAGCCCTAAATGTGGAGCTTGGATTAATTATTGATTTAACATATACCACGCGATACTATGAAGTTAAG GACTTACCTAAAAGTGTGCAGTACAAGAAACTTTACACTGTTGGACTTGAAGTCCCTGATAATGCTACTATCCTACAGTTCAAAAAGTGGGTCAGAAAATTCCTgtgggaaaatgcagaaaatg AGAAACTCATTGGTGTCCACTGTACTAATGGAATTAATAGAACCGGCTACCTTATATGTAG atatcTTATAGATGTTGAAGGCTGGGATCCAGAGGCAGCAATCCAAG cttttggTGATGCTAGAGGTCATCGAATAGATGGTCTTGTATATCTCACAGATCTCAGAACACAACCAATGAGAAG tAACCTTGGAATGGATGTATGGGATTCAGATGAGGATATTGTTCCTCCTCCACATGCCATGGAAGGACCTATGGAACGATTCCCAAATGAAGATTTTCAGGG GTCTGGGAAAAGATTAAGAGTTTATGATGAGCACTCTCAGAATGATTTGCAAGGACAGATACAGTTGAGAGATTTCGATTTCATTAATAAGGGAGCTGGACAAAGACGAAGACCATTTCATGACCATCAGACTCAAGATGATTTAAGAGCACCAATGCAGATGAGAAATTGGGACTACAACAGGGGACCAGGACAGCGGCGAAGGCCCTTTCCTGATCACCAGTTTTATGACGATTACCAAGAAGATACGCAGCTGAAAGACCTAGACTTCAGTAACAAGGGAGCTGGACAACAGTTGAGACCTTTTCATGGACACCAGTTCCATGATGATTTACAGGCAGAGAGACATTCAAGGGACTTTGAATTTAACAGAGGCCGTGGACAAAGGCAGAGATCTTTTCCTGACCATCCATCCCACAACAATTTGCAGGAGGATATGCAGTCAAAGGAGTTGgattttggtagcaggggccGTGGCCAGAGACGGAGGCAGTTCCATGACCACCAATCACATGATGAATTTCAGACTCCAATGCAGTTGAAAGAGTTAGATTGTGTCAACAAAGGTCCTGGCCAAAGACCAGACCTTTCCATGACTATCAGTCCCATGATGACTTACAGCCACAGGTGCAACTGGGAGATTGTGAATTTGTTAATCGGGCTCATGGACAGAGGTTGA